DNA from Candidatus Thorarchaeota archaeon:
AGGCGGGATGGTTTAGCAATATGAGTGTCCGCCTTACTGATTTGAGCGGAAAGGATTATCAGCATTGTGCCGCCCTTTTCAAGCAATCGCTTGATGATGTTTACTCGGTTCTCATTCTGATTGATCCTGCACGTGAACCTCGTCTCAAACACGCATTGGCTGGCCAACTTGGTCCCATTGTTGAAGCGATTAGATATATTGGCGCATATCACGATGATATCAAGCATATCGGATTTGTTTTCACAAAAGCAATGCTACATAACCACGAGTTTCAGGATATGGTTGGTATACTCGAGGAGCAGATTGCCCCAGCTTTGGGCAAAGCAAGACGCGAAGAGATAGATATCAGCTACTTGGAAATTGATAGTAGAGGCCCTTCAGGGACACTCGAACCTATCGGTGTTGAACGGGTATTCTATGATGTACTCAGTAGAGAATGCAAGGTCAAGAAGAAGCGGCTAGATGTAACTGGACCTCTTGAACGGAGAATTGAAGCATGAGAGCATACATTCACCTACCTTTCCAGCAGAAACCAGCAGTATTGGGAAAACCAAGCAAGGCCATTATGGATGCAATACAGGCCAACGCAGTACCTCGAAATTTACCTGTAGGCTGGTTCAAGGATTCTGATTTGAAGATACTGAGTAGCTTCTGGGTAGATGATGATGTCCTAGCAATTGCCGTAACCGTCAGAGGAGATAAAGATAGAGCTGGGAGAGAGAATCTTGTTTCTCATGTAATTGTGTCTGATGATGAACCATTTCTCATCAATCCGATCAGCTCCCTTGAAGTTTTATCATCAAAGTATTCTCATCCTGAACTAGCCACTCCTGAGGGCTTGGTAAAGGTTCTTAGCGCCTCGAACAAAATTCTTAGAAATGAGGATGCTTGGGATTCATGGATAACTAAAATACGAAGCTTTGATCAGGACTTTTTGAAGAACGCTCTTAGCACAATTGCAAATTGTCCACATAGTTACATCGGGTACTCAGATCAAGAAAGACTTCTGAACTTCCTGAGAATTGTCTTCATGGTTATCCAACCTTTCATGGGAAAGGCTTGTTCCTTCGTTTCTCTTTTCGGGAGTTTTGACGAACCTGATGATTTTGTGATTCGGGCCTTCCGCAAAGACTCAAAGAAACTTGATTTGACAGAGGAAGAGATTGATTCCATTAAGGATCAAAATGCATCACTTATTGATCTTCAGGCTGAAGAGATACGTGAAAACCGCAAGAAGAAGAAACTGCCAGAGATTCTGCTTGAGGAACTCTACGATGAACCTTGGGTGCGACTAGATAGGTATGAACACATTTCCACTCTTCGGTACGTGCTGCAGAAGAAAGCCGCAGGCAATGAGAAGGAGCTTCATCCCTATTCTAAACAGCTGTTGGACACTCTTGAACGGCTCAAGCGAATTGACAGGAAGAATATCCACTAGTTATGAGGAATTGTTCATGGCGAAATGCATCGTTTTGTTGGGTCCTCCAAAAAGCGGCAAGACATTATTCAAGGTCGCTTTGAGTATAGCGTTGGAGAAGGAAGGCTGGGGCCACTTCGCGCGAATACCACCTTCATTGAGCCATATCGTGGACTATGCAATCGCCGGGCAAACCCCTCCCTACGAAGGTAATAACCGTCCTGAGCATCACGAAATCCGACTGAATGACGGGACTAGGGTAAATCTAATAGAAGTGACAGTTCCGACGGAGATGAATAGAAGCGCCATCAACAGATACAAGGATTATGTTGGGAAGGCTCACTGTCTTCTTTTATTCTTAAGATCTATCGAATGCGTAAATCGTGTGACAGATGAAGGTTTTGTAACAGAAGATCGACAGTACATGGAACACGAGGCAGTAGAACAGGCAAAATCGCTGCAGCCCCTCCTCCTGAAAGAACTGAAGCCGTGGTGGAAATTCTGGCGTCGCATGGAACGTTTGATGGTGATGACCACCCTATGGAGGGAAGATGCGTTGGGGGCACTACAATTTGAACAAGATGTTACTTCTGCCATGCCCACGGTGATGCGTTTTTTGGGGAAGCGGGGCGTCACATATTCGTTCCATTGTTTGGATTTGTTGCGAGATGAAGGTGGAGTGGCCATAGAAAAAGTTGAATCACTGATTCCGCAGATCATACGTGCTGTAGAATAGCATTTCTTACTATCCTTCTAAAGAGAACATTATTCAACATTCTTAATTCCTTTTGACCAATGTTTGGCAAACATTGATACGTTTGGCAATCATCAAAATATTGATAAGCGTATATAGCTTATTTTGATGTATATCAAACGTTGCGAATAAATCAAACGTTGCGATAAAACCAAACGTTGGATAATCATCGAATGAGGCGAATAAACATGAATGATAACGAAACTACTTTCAATACGATTTTCAAGGATTTGAAGACCAGCCTGAGACTGGCCAAGAATAATCTATTGTCCTACTTCTTGGCGGAGCTTGGTATGGCTTTAATCCTCGGTGTCATCTTTGCTGTTGTATCCATTCCCATTATCTCTCTTGTAGTGCTTACTGGTCCTCATGACTGGGCTACAATGGGGCCGATTATGATGGAATGGGCCCAGAACAATCCGTGGGCTATCGGAGGTGTAGGACTCATGTTCCTGATACCTATTGCCTCTCTATTCCTCATTGTTGTGGGTTCTATCTTCGGCATGAGCAAGGAGGTCGTAGAGACCGGTGAAACCAAGGCGGAATCAGCTTTCTCCTGGTTGAGGCACAATTTCCTGACATTTGCGGGTACAGGTGTTATGCTTACCCTGGTTATTATAGTGCCGCAAGTAATCGTTGGTGGCGCTATATCGATAGCGATGAACTACCAGGTACCCGTGCTGGTGTCACAGATTCTCTCTGTGGCCAGCTTCGTGTACACCTTCATCACCGTTGCCCTCTGTGCAATGGTCTTTCCTGCTGTTGTCAACGGCAAGGGTGTTCAGGAGGCCTTCAAGGAATCTTTTACCTTGGCGACTAAGCGCTTTGATCGGGTCTTTGGCTTAATCACGGCGATTTTTGTCTTCTTTGTTCTGCTATTCTCTCCAGCAATAGTATGGAGACTACTTGTTGGTTCCAATCCAGCCATGGCCCTTAATCCTGCCTCGATTGCTGTCCGAATCTACAGCGGAATTGCGGGAATCCTCACTCTTCTACTGATCCTACCAATGACGATCATCTCTTTTGTCAAGGTCTATCATGACTTGACGGGCGGAGAGGTTTTTGAAGGAGCAAAGCCGGATATTCCGATGGTGTAACCTTAGCAATCTGAGTGCTTCCTCTATGGGAGCACTCAACCCAATTATTTAGGAGAAAATAAAAAATGAGTATGAAAAGAGCCGATTTTAAAACGCTACTTAATGATCTCAAAATCAGCCTTCGATTTGCTGCTAGGAATGTGATTTCTTTCACTCTAGGCATGATTGGTGTGCTAATCGTGTCTGGCCTCCTTTTTGGAGTGATTATGCTAGTTACTTTTCCAGTTCTCATCTTCGGTGTGGGACTACATCGGATACCTGAATTCTTCACAGCTCTTGGTGTGGGGCTTGAAGCTATGGAAGGGAGAGCAATTCTTGGTGTGCTTATGTTGATCGTAGCCCCAATATTAGCACCTTTCTTGGTTGCCATAGGAGCTCTATTTGGGATGGGACGGGAAATCGTTGAAAGTGCTGGTACTTCTGCATCAGGTGTCTTTGAGTGGTACAAACGAAAGTTCTTCTCACTTGCTGGGGCTGGAGTTCTTCAGTTCATCATAATCATCTTGCCTGTTGCCCTCTTGGTAATGACTCCTATTCCCATGCTTCTTGCCACTCCAAATACTGCTATGTTAAGCATTTCATCCGCACTTGCAACCTTGTACTTCCTGGTTGTAGGTGGTATGCTTTCTATGACCTTTCCTGCAGTAATAGATGGTCATGGACCCTTTGATGCCATTAGGGTGTCGGTGAGTATGAGTATAGACTACTTTGACAGGGTCTTCTCTGTCTGGCTGTCTCACATAGGATTGCCCGTTATACTGTTTCTGCCGATAGGCGGTGCCAGTTTTACGGCTATCTGGATGTCGATTTCCCCTGTTTCAATCCTTGCGGGAATCTACGGTATAGCTGCTTTCATCTTAGTGGTATTCTTGGTTATTCCTGCGATAGTCATTGGAATAAGCAGAGTCTACTTGATTTTGAGCGGAGAAGAACGAGAGAGTCCTGAAGATGAGCATCCGAATATCAATTTGGTTGGAGATGTCTGATTATGGCAAAGAAAAGCAATGCACCACCCATGAAGGACCTGAAGGTTATCGAAGATGCAAAGACGATTAAGCTGCTCTTTGAACCGACTAGAGCGAATATTGTCTTCAAGTATCTGACAAAGGACGCTATGACGGTCAAACAGTTGGCTGATGCGCTGGATAAGAATCCCGGAACAATACTCCACCATATTGACAAACTCAAGGCAGCTGGCTTGATAGTTGAGGATTATACAGAACCAACAGCAACAGGAATAGTGCAACGTTACTACCGCGCTACCGCCAGGGAATATCGCCTTGGCATTAGCGGAATGATGCAAACTGATGGTGGAGTCGCTGAGTTTGCAAAAGAACGGCTCAAATCTATGGTTCGAAGCCTCTCCGTTTACGGGGTCGATGTTCCTGATGACGAGTACTCTGATGCAACCGAGTTGTTGAGACGTTTGATTGAGCGAGAGAATGAGGTTAGCTCATCCTTGCCCATTGTGGACGAGACGAAATACCAAGAGCTTTCACGTTCCGTTCGCAACGACGCATCGCGAATCATGCGTCGATATGCACTAGAAGAAGATTCGCAATACAAAGAACGCAGGAAAGCATGGCATGAATTTCTGCGGAAATACACGCAAAATGATGTGATTGACAATGAGTGAAAACAACTATGAACGAAATAACACGATGGTGGCCTGCATCATTGCTGTGCTGATAATCGGTGCAGTTGGAACAGGCCTAACAGTATGGTTTGGCGGAAACAGTTGGGGTGGTTTCAGTGGCCCGAGGTGGAACGCCACAACGGATTTCAGTTTTGAAGAGACCGAGTCATCCATGCCTGATTCTGTCACGTTGAATCTAAATCTGAGTGCCGGTGCGGTCAATATTGAATTCATTGATGACCCGGATTTGTTGTACCGGTTCGATTTGGAGGTGCCCAATGAAACAGTATCTGAGCATGGAGAACCGTCGGTTGGCTATGGCTCAAGCATAATCACTTTTGACTATGCGGCTGCGCGAGCCAATCTAACGCTTGGAAGTGGAACTATCTATACCATGTCCATCAATCTCGATGCAGGAGGCGTTGAATTGACAATTGGCGATAACGCCCATATTGGTGATTTGGATGTAACCGCTCAAGCGGGCGGTATTGACCTGAC
Protein-coding regions in this window:
- a CDS encoding ArsR family transcriptional regulator yields the protein MAKKSNAPPMKDLKVIEDAKTIKLLFEPTRANIVFKYLTKDAMTVKQLADALDKNPGTILHHIDKLKAAGLIVEDYTEPTATGIVQRYYRATAREYRLGISGMMQTDGGVAEFAKERLKSMVRSLSVYGVDVPDDEYSDATELLRRLIERENEVSSSLPIVDETKYQELSRSVRNDASRIMRRYALEEDSQYKERRKAWHEFLRKYTQNDVIDNE